Sequence from the [Bacteroides] pectinophilus genome:
TTTGCCACGATAAACGGTGGTGACAAGCTTAGCAGCAGGGCGCTCAGAACATTTCACAATGCCGTATTTAAAGAATATTGTGCAGTTATGGGAGAACGCAATGCATTGTTCAAGATGAAGGAACTATGGTATTATATGATACGGAATTTTGATGGTGCAGACAGATATTATAAGTCTATACGCAAAGCTCAGAGAAGATGTGATTATGAGGCAGCTGTCAATGAACTTTTTGCCAACTGCGCAATATAATATATAATGACAGACTGCGTTGGAGCGTGAGACTGAATGCGCATATGTGAACTGCATGACAAAGAGGTTGTCAATGTTAAGGATGGCTGTATACTCGGCTGTGTGGTTGATATTGATTTTGACTGTAAGACAGGGTGTATCTGTGCACTTATAGTGCCGGGGCCGACAAGGTTCTGTGGCCTGTTCGGACGTGATATAGAATATATTATTCCATATAAGTGTGTTATGAATATAGGAGAAGATGCAATTCTTGTTGATGTTGTGCTTGAAAAGGTGTCTTTCAGATGTACATAGTACACAGAATAAAAGGGGAGGTATACACATGAAATGCCCATATTGTGGTAAGGAAGATTCCAGAGTAATGGATTCAAGACCTACGGATGACGGATCTATAAGGAGAAGAAGACAGTGTGATTCATGTGGCAAGAGGTTTACAACATATGAGAAAGTTGAGACTGTTCCGCTTATGGTCATCAAGAAGGACAGTAAGAGGGAGCCTTATGACCGCAAGAAGCTTCTTGCGGGAATTGTAAGAGCATGCTACAAACGTCCAATCTCAATTGACAGGATGAATGAGATGGTTGACGAGATTGAGACAGAGATATTCAACAGTGGCGAAAAAGAGATTCCAACAACCAGAATAGGAGAGGTTGTAATGGACAAGCTCAAAGACCTTGATGCGGTTGCTTATGTCCGCTTTGCATCAGTATACAGGGAATTCAAGGATGTAAATACATTCATGGATGAACTGAAGAAGTTTTTAGTGTGAAGCAGGATGAAGATTATTAATAATAGGAATGCAGATTGATATGGCTTTTTTAGAGAGATTTTATCCCGGAGATTATGTGGATTCAACTTATGATATAGATTATGAGGTGTTGTACTCGCAAGGGTTCCGCGGAATAATTTTCGATATTGACAATACACTTGTAGAGCATGGCATGCCTGCAACCGGGCGTGCTGTTGAACTGTTTGAGAGACTTCGAAGGACAGGCTTTGATACATGTGTAATATCTAACAACAAAGAACCGAGGGTGGCTCCATTTGCCAATGAAGTAGGAACAAAATATATATACGATGCCAAAAAGCCTTCAACAAAGAATTACATAAAAGCTATGCAGCTTATGGGAACGGACAGGTCTGATACAATATTTGTCGGAGACCAGCTGTTTACGGATGTCTGGGGTGCCAACAGGGCAGGAATCCGGACATATCTTGTTAAGCCGATAGACAGACATGAAGAGATACAGATTATTCTCAAGAGATATCTTGAGAAGATAGTGCTGTGGTTTTATGCGAGAAGTAAAAAGGACAGGAGAAGCTAGACAGACATGAAAGATGTAAAGGGAACAACCAGGGTATGCGGGATAATAGGTAACCCGGTTGGACATTCAGTATCACCGGTACTTCAGAATACACTTGCTGATATTACCGGTACGGAACTTGTATATGTTCCGTTTAAAGTCGAAGATAACATAAAGGCTGCAATAGAAGGTGCATATGCATTGAATGTGTTTGGACTTAATGTTACAGTTCCACACAAAAGCGCAGTTATAGAATGTCTTGCGGATATAGATCCGATTGCAGCAAGCATTGGTGCAGTTAATACACTTGTGAGAACTGACAGAGGTTACAAAGGATATAATACAGATATACTCGGACTAAAAAGAGAACTTGAGGAAGCAGGTATTGCTCTTGGCGGACGCAGGGTAATAATTCTTGGTGCCGGCGGTGCAGCAAGGGCGATAGCTTTTTTATGTGCAAAGGAGAACGCTTCCGCAATATACATACTCAACCGCACTGTAAGTAAAGCAGAGAATATTGCCGCTTCCGTTAATGAATATTTTGAGGCTGATATTGCAAAAGCCATGGATATAGCAGATTATGCAGGACTTGAAGGTGGGGGATATGTCTGTATACAGACGACAAGTGTCGGACTGTATCCTGACACAGACAAAGCACCTGTTGAAGATGAAGCATTTTACAAGAAGATAGATGCTGCCGTAGATATTATATATAATCCTGCAGTGACAAAGTTCATGAAACTTGTGAAAGCTTCGGGAAAAGCCTCTGACGGCACTGATAAAAAGGCATATAACGGGCTTAAAATGCTGCTTTACCAGGGAGTCAGCGCATATGAACTCTGGAATAATGTACAGATAAGCACACAGCAGTCTGAGGAAGTCTATAAAGCTATGTGCAGGGAGATGGGAATAGATGAATAATAAGGGTAATATAGTTCTTATCGGATTCATGGGTGCAGGTAAGACTACGGTCGGAAGATGGATATCCCAGAATGTCAATATGAAGTATATTGATACGGACGACTATATTGAAGCCGGACAGAATATGACAATAAAAGACATATTTGCAAATTACGGAGAAGAGTTTTTCAGAGACCTTGAGACCAAAGCATTAGAGGAGCTTTGTGAGGGCTGCAGCCAGACTGTTATATCAGTCGGCGGCGGAATGCCTGTGCGTGATATTAACAGAAAACTTATGAAAAAGCTGGGAACTGTTGTATATCTAAAAGCTGCTGAGGAAGAACTTGCAAGAAGACTTGATGGAGATGACAAACGCCCGATGCTGGCAGGGCAGGATCTGCGCAAAAGGATCCACGAACTTATTATGCAGCGGGAGGACGCTTATCTTGATGCTTCAGACGTTGTTATTAACACGATGGGCATGAGCATGAATGGCATATATAATGCAATAGAAGATTACATTAATGACGGAGGCAGATAATGAAGATACTGGTTATAAACGGACCTAATATTAATTTCCTTGGCATAAGAGAAAAAGGAATATATGGGACTAAGGATTATAATGCACTTGTAGATATGATTAATGATAAGGCGAAGGAACTCGGAGTTGATGTTGAAGTATTCCAGAGCAACGGTGAGGGCCCTGTGATTGACAGAATACAGCAGGCATATCTTGATAAAGTTGATGGAATCATAATTAATCCGGGTGCTTATACGCATTACAGCTATGCAATACGTGATGCTCTTGCATCAGTAGAGGATATACCTAAGATTGAGGTACATATTTCCAATGTGCATAAAAGAGAAGAATTCCGGCATGTATCTGTTACTGCACCATCATGTACAGGACAGGTTGTAGGACTTGGACTTAACGGATATCTGCTCGCAATGGAGGCGATTGTAAATGGACTTTAAATTTTCAGATAAGGCGCTGAGTTTCAGACCGAATATATTTAACATACTTAATGATAAAAAGAACGAGCTGCTTGATGCAGGACGCAAGGTATATAATTTCTCAGTCGGAACGCCTGATTTTAAGCCTGATGAACATGTTATGAAGGCTGTGAGTGAGGCAGCCCTTAATGCGGATAATTACAAATATTCACTTGTTGATACAGATGAGATGCTTGATGCTGTTGTTGGCTGGTATGGCCGCAGATATGGTGTAGAGCTTAAGCATGATGAGATAATGAGCGTTGCCGGTACCCAGGAAGGTATGGGCCATATTGCTCTTACTATGTGTAATGAGGGAGATATAGTCCTTGTCCCGAATCCGGGATACCCTATATTCGAGGTGGGACCATATCTTAACGGCGCGAAGATAGTTCATTATGATCTTCATAAAGATAACGGATATCTGCCTGACCTGAATGCAATTGATGGCAGGATAGCAGATAAAGCAAAGATGATGGTAGTATCATACCCGCTTAATCCTGTCTGCAAATGTGCACCCAAAAGCTTTTATGAGGAGCTTGTAACATTTGCCAAGGCTCACGACCTGCTTATTGTTAATGATAATGCATATTCTGAGATTGTATATGATGGACGTGAAGGATTTTCTTTTCTGTCTATTCCGGGAGCGAAGGATGTCGGAGTTGAATTCAATTCTCTTTCAAAGACATATAATCTTACAGGACTTAGAATATCATATCTTATAGGCAATTCTGAGATAATTAAAAAATACCGCACGATACGTTCACAGTATGATTATGGAATGAGCTATCTTGCACAGAAAGCGGCTGTTGAAGCTCTTAACGGGCCGCAGGACAGCGTGTATGAGAACCGCAGAAGATATCAGGAGAGAAGAGATGCACTGTGCGGCGGTCTGCGCTCTATAGGCTGGAATGTACCTGATTCGGAGGGAACAATGTTTGTATGGGCTCCTCTTCCGGCAGGTTATACAGACTCAGAGAAGTTCTGCATGGACTTTCTTGAGAATACAGGTATAATATGCACACCGGGCAGTTCGTTTGGAAGCCTTGGAGAAGGACATGTGAGATTCGCACTTGTACATCCGGTTGATGTTATTAACGAAGCCGTTGGTGTTGCCGGACAGTGGTTGACAACGAAGCAGTGATGTGTTAATGTAATTAAGCATTGCAATGTATAATTAATTTAATATTGAAGATGAAGTTTACTCCACCTTCAGGGCAAAGTGAGAATCTGTTAATATTACGGAATGAACGGCAGATTCAATTCTTGACCGGCGGTATAGTCCGCGAACCTCGTATAAGAGGCCGATTGGGTTTGACTCCCAAACCGACAGTATAGTCTGGATGAAAGAAGTGTAGGCTCAGGCTGCATTTTGCAGATATGCCCTGTAACAGGTGTAATATATGTCGGCTAAGACATATTACCGGTTACAGGGCTTTTTTGTAAAGTTGTGCCGGATGCCTGCATGCCGCACAGCGCGGCGGAAAGGAGAGTCTGATATGACAGATTATGGTAAGCTGCTTGAAGCAGTAAAGAGTAATGTCACATTTATACTTGTGTCAATACTTATAGTAGTATGTGTTTATTTTATCGCAAAGGGACTGGAGAAATTAATTGAAGCAAAGTGCGGAATGCATTTTAATTCAGAAAAGACCAAGGTTAACAGACTTGTAGTAATTGCCATGTTTTCGGCAATCTCTGCGATACTTATGTTTTTTGAATTCCCACTGTGGTTTGCTCCGGCATTTTATGAGCTTGATTTCAGTGAAGTGCCTGCGCTTGTAGGCGCATTTATGTTCGGCCCTACAGCAGGGGTTGCCATAGAAGGACTTAAGGTTCTTATAAAGATTGCACTTAAGGGTACAACAACAATGTTCGTGGGAGATCTTGCCAACTTTATTGTAGGATGTGCGATGGTTGTACCGGCATCAGCTTTTTACTTTACAAAAAAAACAAGGAAATCAGCACTTATCGGACTCATAACAGGCGGACTTTGTATGGTTATTGCCGGAAGTCTCATGAATGGATTCTATCTTCTTCCAAAATTTGCCGAGCTTTATGGAATGCCTATAGAAGCGCTTGTTGCGATGGGAACAAAAGTTAATGCATCAATCAACAGTGTATTTACGCTTGTTGCGCTGGCAGTTGTTCCGTTCAATATACTTAAGTCGATTGTTGTAGGCGCAATAACGCTTATTCTTTACAAATATATCAGCAACCTTATAAAAGGCCAGCATGCCGTGAATAAATAGTCATAATATGGTCATAATACCTCTATGAATAAAAATGGAGGACATGACAATGAAAAAGATGATAATTATTACATTGGCTGCTGTTGTGGCGGCTGCATCACTTGTTGCATGCGGGAATACCAATGCAACGGGTAATAACGGCACTACCCGGGGCAATAATGGGAGTACCTCAGGCAATAACAATCCGATTGAAGAGATTGTTACCGGCGCATTTGACGGAGTCGGTGAAGCAGCTAGCGGCATCGGCAACGGCATCAGTAAGGCAGCTGGTGGTATTAATGACATGTTTGATGACAATCATACGAATGATAGCACAGCAACACGATAATACTTTTTGATAAAGACTGTCAGAATAATTCAACTGTCAGAACCGATTAACTTTAAAAAGAATGAGGACTGCCATATGTATGCGGCGGTCCTTTTTATTTGTGCAGATTGCCGCGATATATTTGTAATGTCATTGATTTGACGCATTAATTGGAGTGTGATAACATCATATTTATATCAATTATGAATTGGAGATTATATACATGAAAGACGGATATGTAAGAGTAGAAGTTGTAACGCCGGATATAAAAGTTGCTGACTGCATTTTCAATACCGAACAGATATGCAGCCGGATAGACAAGGCATATGATGCGCAGGTTTCGGTAATCGTTTTTCCGGAGATGTGCATAACGGGATATACATGCAATGACCTGTTTCTGCAGGATACACTGCTCAGTGATGCGCAGAAGTCGCTTGCTACGATAACAGAATATACCAAAGGTAAAAACATGTTAACTGTTGTCGGGCTCCCGTTTGAATATTGTAATAAGCTATACAATGTCGCGGCAGTTATTAAGGATGGTGTAATTCTCGGACTTGTACCCAAAAAATATATTCCTAATTATAACGAATTCTATGAAAGACGTCAGTTTACAGAGGGCTTTGACAAGGCTGTAAAGGTATGTGTTGCGGGACAGCAGACATATATGGGAAGCAGGATTCTTTTCAGATGCTCTGATTTTGAAAAGCTCGTTGTCGGTGTCGAGATATGCGAAGATTTATGGACACCGCTGCCTCCAAGTGTAAGTCATGCCATGAATGGGGCAACTCTGATAGTTAATCCGTCTGCAAGTAACGAGACTGTTGGCAAAGAAGATTACAGAAGGAGTCTTGTAACCGGTCAGTCGGCGAGACTTGTGTGCGCATATGCCTATGCCTCGTCAGGAGATGGTGAGTCAACTCAGGATATTGTATTTGGCGGACATGATATAATTGCGGAGAATGGAACACTTCTTGCAGAAACATCGCTTTTTGCTAATAACAGTGTAATAAATGATATCGATTTTGACAGACTTAATTCTGAACGCCGCAGGATGAGTACATTTACATCGGCAACCGATAATGACGAGTACACCGTTGTGGACTTCAGTCTTGCAGGAACAGAGTATACAAGCCTTGTGAGATTTATAGATCCGCATCCGTTCGTGCCTGAGAATGAGGCAACACGCAATAAAAGATGCGAGGCAATTCTTTCAATTCAGGCAATGGGGCTTAAGAAGCGTCTTGCACATATCGGCTGTAAGAATGTAGTTATAGGAATATCCGGAGGACTTGACTCGACACTTGCTCTGCTTGTTGCTGTCAGGGCATATGGATTGCTGGGACTTGATATGTCAGGAATACATGCAGTGACAATGCCGGGCTTTGGAACTACCGACAGGACATATGATAATGCCGTTAAGATGATAAAGAGTCTTGGCTGTACCTTCCACGAAATCAGCATACGTGAATCTGTGACAAGGCATTTTGAAGACATAGGACATGATATTAATGTCCATGATGTTACTTATGAGAATGGACAGGCAAGAGAGAGAACACAGATTCTTATGGATATTGCCAATAAAGTTAACGGTATTGTAATCGGAACAGGTGATATGTCAGAGCTTGCACTTGGATGGGCAACATATAATGGTGACCATATGTCAATGTATGGAGTTAATGCCTCAGTGCCTAAGACGCTTGTAAGACATCTTGTCAGATATTATGCAGAGGTGCTGGCTGACAGTACGCTTGCAAAAGTGCTTTATGATGTACTTGATACTCCTGTAAGCCCGGAGCTTCTGCCACCTGATGAGAACGGACAGATAGAGCAGAAGACAGAGGATCTCGTAGGTCCATATGAACTTCATGATTTCTTTATGTATTATATATTGAGATTCGGCATACATCCTGCCAAGCTGTATCGTATAGCATGTGCAGCATTCAGGCCGGATTACAGCGAGGAGACAATACTGAAATGGCTTAAAACATTTTACAGAAGATTCTTTGCACAGCATTTTAAGAGGTCATGCCTTCCTGACGGACCAAAGGTCGGAACAGTCGCAGTTTCTCCGCGCGGTGATTTGAGAATGCCTAGTGATGCCTGCGCAAGAATATGGCTTAAAGAGCTTGATGAGCTTGGGTAGATTATCAATGCATGCTTAATGCTGCCGGAATATAATATAAAGCCCTGCACTCGATAGATTCACCAAAATCTTACTCTTTGGGAACCTATGGAACACAGGGCTTTTGTAATGTATGTTTGTGATGAACTATTACAGCATTGTCAGTATATATCAGTCCCGGCTTGAAGACTCTTTTGCAAGTGCCCATCTGTCAAGATGTCCATACCTGTCTCGTGGAAGCGGTGCATTGACAATTATATAATGATTGATATGGCGCGAGACACACTTGGTCTTATTGTAAGAATCGACCATACGTTGAGCCTGCTCATCACCGAACTTCTCATCGGTTGTTGATATCCAGATTGTACATGAACCGTGAAGAATTCCGATTGCAGATTCATCAATTGAATCATTGGCATTGAAAAATTCTTCAACCTCAAGGCAGTTAATCTTTTCACCGTTAGGAAGTGCAAGAATATTCTTCTTACTTCCGGTTATGATAAGATGACCTTCATCGTCAAGATAGCCGAGGTCTCCTGAATGGAGGAACCCATTGGAGATGACTTCTTTGGTCTGCGCCTCGTCATTATCGTAGCACTGCATTATTCCTGCACTCTTGATGAAAATCTCATCATCGTCCGCAATAGATATTGTAATCCCGTCATATGGTACAAGCTTATGGCCTGTTGCTTTGGATGATACGGCAATTCCGCCTGAAGCGGCTGTGAGACCGTATACTGAATATACGTTATATCCATCGTCTTCAAGTTCACTGATTATCCTGTCGGAACATTTGCTCTCACCTACAATTATAGTCTTAAGTTCCGCGTTCATGGAGTTGAAGCGTATATATCCTTCAAGGAGAGCAGGAAATACCGGGAGAATTGAAGGATTATAATAAATTGTGTCAAAGCTGATGTGCTTAATTCCACGGCTTATGCATACACATGCACCGCATGAGAGCGGCCAGAGTATACTGTATATAAGACCGAATACATGGTTCGGAGGAAGTACTGAGAGCACTCTGTCAGAACTTGAGCAGGCAATCTTCGATGATACAAGTGAAGTGCTGAAATTAAGATTAGCTGATGTAAGAACAACTGCTTTGGCTAATTCACTTGTTCCTGATGTGAAGAACAGGATATTACCTTCACTTACAGAGGCATCAAAATCAGATTCGTCACAATTCTCTTCATCATGTGATACATTCTCAATTGTTAAGCCGTCAGAATCTGCAAGTATATACTGCATAGTGTATGAAAGTATATAGTCCGGTCTGACTTTGTCAAGAAGAATGTGTCTCTCGGCACTTGCCAGAAACGAATCAAGAAGCACAACATCTTTGCCTGCCATTATCGCTCCGAAAAAATTGACAATCCAGCGGTACGATGCGGGACCTATGAGAGCTATCCGCTTCCTGTCAAATTGTCTGAAATAGATTGCTTTTTTGCAGCAGTCCCTGAAAAGTCCGGCATAAGTAATAGCATATGTATCATACAGGATGGCGGTGCTGTCCGGGTATGATTCAGCACTTTTCTTAAGCAGACTGTAAAATGTATTCTCTGACATGATATTGAATCTCCAAACATTATTGCTTAATTATATTGCATATAATAGCAGAAAAAGTTGCAAAATACAAATATATTTGTGCTTGTATTTTTTGTATATTTATATTAGAATACATAGTGAGTTTAAGAGAAGGAACGTGATAGATATGTTAGATAACAATACCAGATTTTTTAAGACACAGCCTGACAAGACTATTTCTGTTGAGGAGATTCTTGAGCAGGTATATCTTGCACTTAAGGAGAAGGGATATAATCCGGTTAATCAGATCGTCGGATATATTATGTCAGGTGACCCGACATACATAACAAGTCATAACAACGCAAGAAGCCTTATTATGAAGGTTGAGAGAGATGAACTTGTGGAAGAAGTTATCCGTTATTTTATAGAAGGTAAGGGATTATAATTACACATGCGTATTCTTGGACTTGATTATGGAACTAAGACAGTCGGTGTGGCGGTTACGGATCCTTTGGGAATGACAGTACAGCCGCTTGAGACGATTACCAGAGATTCGGACAGTAAGATACGTCCTACACTTCGAAGAATAGAAGAGATTATTAAAGAACTGGATGTAGAGCAGATTGTTCTTGGACTACCGCTTAACATGGATGGCACGGAAGGAGAACGTGCAGCGTGTTCGAGGGAGTTTGGCGATATGCTTGAGAGAAGGACAGGACTTCAGGTTGTTATGACTGACGAGAGACTTACAACTGTAGAAGCAGAAGAGATACTGGAAACATGCAAAGTTGCGAGAAAAGATTATAAGAAGTATGTTGACAGTGTTGCAGCTGTTCTTATTTTGGAAGATTATGTGAGGAATTGTTGTTAATGGAGAAGATTACGTGCTTGACCGACAATAATGAGCCGGTTGTTTTTTTTGTATTGGAACAAACCAGAATTAATGGTAAGAATTATCTGTTGGTTACAGATGTTGAAGATGAGAATGTGGATGCAGATGCATACATACTTAAGGATGAATCACAGGATTCTGATTCTGAGGCATCTTATGTCATCGTAGACGATGATGATGAACTCGAATATGTTTCTCAGATATTTGCAGAGCTTCTGGATGATGTGGATATAGAGAAGTAGATTTAATAATATTATATTGCTGCCGCTGCGTATGTAATGTCATAGGCAGGTTTTTTCTTTATGCGTTATATGGCAGGCAGTACAGAAAGGAAACGGTATTTATTTTGAAAAAAGAAAAAGATGGAACTGTTAAAGTAATCCCATTGGGAGGTCTTGAGCAGATTGGAATGAACATGACTGCCTTTGAATCCGAAGACAGTATTATTGTCGTGGATTGCGGACTTGCATTTCCTGATGATGACATGCTTGGTATTGATCTTGTAATACCTGATGTATCGTATCTTAAGGAGAATATCAGCAAGGTAAAGGGATTTGTTATCACACACGGACATGAGGACCATATTGGTGCACTCCCATACGTACTCAAGGATGTTAATGTGCCTGTATATGCTACTAAGCTTACAACTGCAATTATTGAATCAAAGTTAAAAGAGCACAATATGCTCCATGAGACGAAGCGCAAGGTTGTTAAGTACGGACAGTCTATTAACCTTGGATGCTTCAGAATCGAATTCATCAGGACTAATCACAGTATTGCTGATGCCTCGGCACTTGCAATATATACACCTGCCGGAGTAATAGTACACACAGGTGACTTCAAAGTCGATTATACACCTGTATTCGGAGATCCTATAGATCTTCAGAGATTTGGTGAGATAGGCAAGAAGGGTGTCCTTGCACTTATGTGCGACAGCACGAATGTCTTAAGACCCGGATTCACTATGTCAGAGAGAACGGTCGGCAAGACATTTGATAATATTTTTAATGACAATAAGCAGAGCAGACTTATTATTGCTACATTTGCATCTAATGTTGACCGAGTACAGCAGATAATTAACTGTGCCATCAAGTACGGACGCAAGGTGTGTGTTGAGGGACGAAGCATGGTTAACATTATTAATGTTGCAAGTGAGCTCGGATACCTTGATATACCGGACGGAACACTTATTGAGACTGAGCAGATGAAGAATTACGCTAATGAGCAGATTGTTCTTATAACAACCGGAAGCCAGGGTGAGTCTATGGCAGCTCTTTCAAGAATGGCAGCGAACCTTCACCGTAAGGTAACGATTGAGCCGGGAGATACTGTTATATTCAGTTCTACACCTATTCCGGGCAATGAGAAGTCTGTTGCAAGAGTAATCAATGAGCTCGGAATGAAGGGAGCCAAGGTTATCTTCCAGGATACACATGTATCAGGACATGCATGTGAGGAAGAGATTAAGCTGATATATTCACTTGTAAAGCCTAAGTATGCAGTTCCAGTACATGGCGAGTACAGACATCTTATGGCTCAGAAGGAGCTTGCTGAAGGCTTGGGAATTGACAAGGATGATATATTTGTACTTCACTCAGGTGATGTGCTTGAGATGAGTCAGGAGAAGGCAGAGGTAGTTGATAAGGTACAGACCGGAGCTGTACTTGTTGACGGACTTGGTGTCGGAGATGTAGGTAATATTGTCTTAAGAGACAGACAGAATCTTGCTGAGAACGGAATTATCGTTGTCGTACTTACGCTTGAGAAGTACAGCAACCAGCTCCTTGCAGGTCCTGATATTGTTTCAAGA
This genomic interval carries:
- a CDS encoding ribonuclease J — encoded protein: MKKEKDGTVKVIPLGGLEQIGMNMTAFESEDSIIVVDCGLAFPDDDMLGIDLVIPDVSYLKENISKVKGFVITHGHEDHIGALPYVLKDVNVPVYATKLTTAIIESKLKEHNMLHETKRKVVKYGQSINLGCFRIEFIRTNHSIADASALAIYTPAGVIVHTGDFKVDYTPVFGDPIDLQRFGEIGKKGVLALMCDSTNVLRPGFTMSERTVGKTFDNIFNDNKQSRLIIATFASNVDRVQQIINCAIKYGRKVCVEGRSMVNIINVASELGYLDIPDGTLIETEQMKNYANEQIVLITTGSQGESMAALSRMAANLHRKVTIEPGDTVIFSSTPIPGNEKSVARVINELGMKGAKVIFQDTHVSGHACEEEIKLIYSLVKPKYAVPVHGEYRHLMAQKELAEGLGIDKDDIFVLHSGDVLEMSQEKAEVVDKVQTGAVLVDGLGVGDVGNIVLRDRQNLAENGIIVVVLTLEKYSNQLLAGPDIVSRGFVYVRESEGLMEEARAVIEQAVLDCLDRNVTDWGKIKGTIKDTLSDFLWKKMKRNPVILPIIMEVDD
- a CDS encoding DUF1292 domain-containing protein codes for the protein MEKITCLTDNNEPVVFFVLEQTRINGKNYLLVTDVEDENVDADAYILKDESQDSDSEASYVIVDDDDELEYVSQIFAELLDDVDIEK
- the ruvX gene encoding Holliday junction resolvase RuvX, with product MRILGLDYGTKTVGVAVTDPLGMTVQPLETITRDSDSKIRPTLRRIEEIIKELDVEQIVLGLPLNMDGTEGERAACSREFGDMLERRTGLQVVMTDERLTTVEAEEILETCKVARKDYKKYVDSVAAVLILEDYVRNCC